From Desmodus rotundus isolate HL8 chromosome 10, HLdesRot8A.1, whole genome shotgun sequence, one genomic window encodes:
- the PCDHB1 gene encoding protocadherin beta-1 codes for MAVARRKLLHSRQVGSLVLFLCISVGGAATIRYSVAEEMESGSFVANVAKDLGLEVGKLAARGARLVSEGNKLHFRLHRKTGDLFVKEKLDRESLCGKADPCVLHFEIVLVEPLQSFRAEVRVFDINDNAPIFPNKEPLLKIPESTPLGSRFPLQSAQDLDVGLNGLQNYTLSANAYFHLHTRFRSHGPKYAELVLDKPLDREEQPEINLTITAVDGGSPPKSGTAHIHVEVLDVNDHVPQFSRLVYRTQVPENSANGSLVATVTATDLDEGSNKKIMYSLAQNPEAILQTFQIDSETGEVRLRGPLDFEAIETYDIDIQATDGGGLSAHSKVLVEVVDVNDNPPEVTVSSVSSPLPEDSPLQTVVALFSIRDRDIRVGGKITCFLREDLPFAIKPTFRNAYSLVTDRALDREEVSGYNVTLVALDTGPPNLSTETVIEVLISDINDNPPIFQEDSYILTVRENNSPAVFIGKVHAEDLDLGENAQVTYSLLPPKTGDLSVFAYISINSDNGKLYALRTMDYEAIQDFQFVIKATDGGFPSLSSQVTVRVVVLDDNDNRPMILYPLQNGTLPCNDLVPRSAEAGYLVTKVVAVDGDSGQNSWLSYHLLKASDSGLFSVQQQNGEIRTLRQISERDPMMQKLIILVQDHGQPALSTTASLNILLVDGFSEPYLQFRGPSKHPTRVNPTTRYLVISLAVLSFVFLLSVTVISIIHIYQKIKYREKITIQEHFYDDCNFPNHLVQGRANGSLSQACPYEMCSATGTGTSEFRFLKRFMPNFPFPQGNGEVKTGAGSSLPPDSDRNRSPGSEGHAREPDDFM; via the coding sequence ATGGCAGTGGCACGCAGAAAACTCTTGCACAGCAGGCAAGTGGGGTCTCTTGTCCTTTTTCTGTGCATTTCTGTGGGGGGCGCGGCAACCATCCGCTACTCGGTGGCGGAGGAGATGGAGAGTGGTTCGTTCGTGGCTAATGTGGCGAAGGACCTGGGGCTGGAGGTCGGGAAGCTGGCTGCGCGTGGGGCGCGGCTGGTTTCCGAGGGCAACAAACTGCACTTCCGGCTCCACCGCAAGACAGGTGATCTGTTCGTGAAGGAGAAACTGGATCGCGAGTCGCTTTGTGGCAAAGCTGACCCGTGCGTTCTGCACTTTGAAATAGTCCTGGTGGAGCCCCTGCAGTCCTTCCGTGCCGAGGTCAGGGTATTTGACATCAATGACAATGCCCCGATTTTCCCAAACAAGGAGCCTCTGTTAAAGATTCCGGAGAGCACCCCCCTGGGCTCACGTTTTCCTCTGCAGAGCGCCCAGGATCTGGATGTGGGCCTCAACGGTCTCCAAAACTACACCTTGAGCGCCAACGCTTATTTCCACCTGCACACCCGCTTCCGTAGCCACGGGCCCAAATACGCTGAGCTGGTGCTGGATAAACCCCTGGACAGAGAAGAGCAGCCTGAAATCAACCTGACAATTACAGCGGTGGATGGCGGGTCCCCGCCCAAGTCTGGCACCGCCCACATCCACGTGGAGGTCCTGGACGTCAATGACCACGTGCCCCAGTTCTCCCGACTGGTGTACCGCACTCAGGTACCGGAAAACAGTGCCAATGGTTCTTTGGTGGCCACGGTGACTGCCACGGACCTAGACGAGGGTTCCAACAAGAAGATAATGTACTCTTTAGCTCAAAACCCAGAAGCAATTCTCCAGACATTTCAGATTGACTCTGAAACTGGAGAGGTTCGACTGAGAGGGCCCCTAGATTTTGAAGCGATTGAAACCTACGACATTGACATTCAAGCTACCGATGGAGGAGGCCTCTCTGCCCACAGCAAAGTGCTGGTGGAAGTGGTGGATGTGAATGACAACCCTCCGGAAGTGACCGTCTCCTCTGTGTCCAGCCCTCTCCCTGAGGACTCCCCACTACAAACTGTAGTGGCCCTTTTTTCTATCCGAGACCGGGACATTCGAGTGGGAGGAAAAATCACCTGCTTCCTCAGAGAAGACCTTCCCTTTGCAATCAAACCTACATTCCGGAATGCTTACTCGCTGGTCACTGACAGAGCCTTGGATCGGGAGGAGGTCTCGGGCTATAATGTCACTCTTGTGGCCTTGGATACTGGACCACCCAATCTGTCCACAGAGACTGTGATAGAGGTGCTAATATCTGACATTAATGACAACCCCCCAATATTTCAGGAAGACTCCTACATTTTGACTGTTCGGGAAAACAACAGCCCTGCAGTTTTTATTGGCAAGGTCCATGCTGAGGATTTAGATTTGGGTGAAAATGCCCAAGTAACATACTCTCTGCTGCCTCCGAAAACTGGAGACCTATCAGTCTTCGCTTACATCTCCATAAATTCAGACAATGGGAAGCTCTATGCACTGAGAACCATGGATTATGAGGCCATTCAAGATTTTCAGTTTGTGATAAAGGCAACTGATGGTGGCTTCCCATCACTAAGTAGCCAAGTTACTGTCCGAGTGGTTGTCCTGGATGACAATGACAACCGCCCAATGATCTTGTACCCATTGCAGAATGGCACCTTGCCCTGCAATGACCTGGTGCCCAGGTCTGCAGAGGCAGGGTACCTGGTGACTAAGGTGGTGGCTGTGGATGGTGACTCAGGTCAGAACTCTTGGCTTTCATATCATCTACTTAAGGCCAGTGACTCTGGGTTATTCTCTGTTCAACAACAAAATGGGGAAATCCGTACCTTGCGGCAGATATCTGAGAGAGACCCCATGATGCAGAAACTGATCATTCTTGTTCAGGATCATGGCCAACCAGCTCTTTCCACTACTGCTTCACTCAACATCCTGCTGGTAGATGGCTTTTCTGAGCCCTATCTGCAGTTCCGGGGTCCATCCAAGCATCCTACAAGGGTAAATCCAACTACGAGATATTTGGTCATTTCTCTGGCTGtactttcctttgtctttctcctcTCCGTCACAGTGATCTCCATTATACACATCTAccagaaaattaaatatagagaAAAGATCACCATTCAAGAGCATTTCTACGATGACTGTAATTTCCCTAACCACCTGGTACAAGGAAGAGCCAATGGATCTTTATCCCAGGCTTGTCCCTATGAAATGTGCTCAGCCACTGGCACTGGCACTAGTGAGTTCCGGTTTCTTAAGCGCTTTATGCCCAACTTCCCCTTTCCCCAGGGCAATGGAGAAGTAAAAACAGGGGCTGGCTCCAGTTTACCACCAGATTCTGATAGGAATAGGTCTCCGGGGTCAGAGGGTCATGCCCGAGAACCTGATGACTTTATGTAA